CATGGCCGCGACTTCGTCGGCTTCTTTCTCCAGCAGGTCGGCGGTCGCGTTTGCCCATTCGGCGCGCTGGGCATAGGTGGTCGAATGGCGGTAGTCGAGAAAGCGCTCGTGCGCGCGGGCGATGGCGGCGTCCACTTCGTCGTCGGTGGCCGCGGTGAAGGTTTCGACGGTCTCGCCGGTGGCCGGGTTGATGGTGGCGATGGGCACGCGGGCCCTCCTTCGTTCGGTGGGTTCTCGGAACGTCCACCATCTAGCCTGCCACTATTCTCAGCACCGGGAGGTGGCGGATGAGCACAGCGGCCCAACTGATCGTCAAGTGCCTGGAAAACGAGGGCGTGGAGGTCGTCTTCGGGATTCCGGGGGAGGAGAACATCCGCTTCGTCCAAGCGCTGGCGGCCTCCGACATCCGTTACGTACTCACCCGGCACGAGCAGGCCGCGGCGTTCATGGCCGAGATGTACGGCCGGGTCACCGGGCGTGCCGGAGTGGTGTCGGCGACCCTCGGGCCGGGCGCCATCAACATGCAGCTCGGCGTGGCCGACGCCACCACCAACAGCACCCCGGTGGTCGCGATCTCGGCGCAGGTGGGGCAGGACCGCGAGTTCAAGGAATCCCACCAGTACGTCGACCTGGTGTCGATGTTCGCCCCGATCACCCGTTGGTCGGCGCCGATCCCCACTCCGCACGCCATTCCCGAGATGGTCCGCAAGGCGTTCAAGGTCGCCGAGACCGAGCGCCCGGCCGCGGTGTACCTGGCCGTACCGGAACACATCGACGAGGACGACTCCGATTACGAGCTGAAGCCCTTGCCCCGCAACGTCGTTCGCGCCGATGCGCCGGCCGCCAGGCAGGTGGCCCGCGCGGTCGACATCCTGCGCGAGGCGAAGCGCCCGGTGGTGTTGGCCGGCCACGGCGCCGCCCGCAGCGACGCCACCGCGGCGCTGGTCCGGTTCGCCGAGAAGCTCGGCGTCAAGGTGGCCAACAGTTTTCACGGCAAGGGCGTGATGCCCGACGACCACCCCAACAGCATCGGCACCCTGGGCTTCATGCGGCACGACTACGTCAACTTCGGCTTCGACAACGCCGACGTGGTCATCGCGGTCGGCTACGAGTTGCAGGAGTTCGACCCGGTCCGGATCAACCCGCAGGCCGACAAGAAGATCATCCACATCCACCGCTTCCCGGCCGAGGTCGACGCGCACTACTCGGTGGAGGTCGGCATCATCGGCGACATCAGCGACTCACTCGACGCGGTTGCCGACGCTCTCGAGGGCCACAGTTTCGCCGACGCCGACGTCCCGGGGTCAGGCTTGCTGGCCGAGGAATTCGAGCGGGGACAGAAGGATTCGCGTTTCCCGCTGGCGCCGCAGCGGGTGGTCGCCGACACGCGGGCGGCGCTGGGGCGCTCCGATGTGGTGCTGGTCGACACCGGGGCCACCAAGATGTGGATGGCCCGGCTGTACCCGACGTACGAGCGCAATACCTGTCTGATCTCAAATGGTTTGTCCACTATGGGTTTTGCGCTTCCCGGCGCGTTGGGTGTCAAGCTGGCCAGGCCGCAGGCCAAGGTCCTGGCCGTGGTCGGCGACGGCGCTTTCCTGATGAACTCCCAGGAGATCGAGACCGCGGTCCGGGAGAAGATCCCGCTGGTGGTACTGGTCTGGGAGGACGGCGGATACGGGTTGATCGAGTGGAAGATGGACCTCGAACTCGGCGATCACTACTACGTGAAGTTCGGCAACCCGGACATCGTGAGTTACGCGGAAAGCTTCGGCGCCAAGGGATATCGAATCGGCAACGCCGACGAGTTGTTGCCGACGCTGCGGACGGCGCTGGACGACGACGGGGTGTCGCTGATCGCGTGCCCGGTGGACTATTCGGAGAACCTGCGGTTGACCGACCGGCTCGGGGAGCTGGACGAGACGCTGTAGATCTCTGTGCG
The nucleotide sequence above comes from Mycobacterium kiyosense. Encoded proteins:
- a CDS encoding putative acetolactate synthase large subunit IlvB, with protein sequence MSTAAQLIVKCLENEGVEVVFGIPGEENIRFVQALAASDIRYVLTRHEQAAAFMAEMYGRVTGRAGVVSATLGPGAINMQLGVADATTNSTPVVAISAQVGQDREFKESHQYVDLVSMFAPITRWSAPIPTPHAIPEMVRKAFKVAETERPAAVYLAVPEHIDEDDSDYELKPLPRNVVRADAPAARQVARAVDILREAKRPVVLAGHGAARSDATAALVRFAEKLGVKVANSFHGKGVMPDDHPNSIGTLGFMRHDYVNFGFDNADVVIAVGYELQEFDPVRINPQADKKIIHIHRFPAEVDAHYSVEVGIIGDISDSLDAVADALEGHSFADADVPGSGLLAEEFERGQKDSRFPLAPQRVVADTRAALGRSDVVLVDTGATKMWMARLYPTYERNTCLISNGLSTMGFALPGALGVKLARPQAKVLAVVGDGAFLMNSQEIETAVREKIPLVVLVWEDGGYGLIEWKMDLELGDHYYVKFGNPDIVSYAESFGAKGYRIGNADELLPTLRTALDDDGVSLIACPVDYSENLRLTDRLGELDETL